GCGAAAGGGCCAAAATTGCAAAAATGAGTGCAGCACTCGCACCTGCAATGGCCCCTGCCAAAAGTCCTGACGCAGGCCCTAGACCTGTGCTTGCACAAAAAGCAAAACCCGCAATGGCACCAATCAACATCATGCCTTCAACACCCAGATTAATCACCCCTGTTCGCTCTGCAACCAACTCACCCATTCCTGCAAAAATCAGGGGTGTGCCTGCGGCTAGAGTACCCGCCAAAATTGGAACTAAATCAATCATGTCTAACTCCTAAGCTGTTTCAATGGATGCAATCGATGATGTATGCTTTTTCATTGTTTCAGACCTGCCAAACCGATAGCGATTTTCGATGAAAGCATCCGCAGCCAATAAGAAAAACAACAACATTCCCTGAAATAATCCTGTAATTGCCGCAGGAAGCTGTAGATTTAGCTGTGCGGTTTCTCCACCAATGTAGAGCAAGGCCATCAAAAATCCTGACAAAACAATCCCGATCGGGTTTAATCGTCCCACATACGCCACAATAATTGCGGCATAACCATAACCTGGGGAAATATTTGGATTGAGTTGTCCAACCGGACCTGCAACCTCACCAATGCCTGCAATACCTGCCATAAAACCTGAAATCATAAGACTAAACCAGATAGCCTGCTTTGCAGAAAACCCCGCGTAGCGTGCAGCATCAGGTGCTTGACCACCGACTTCAAGCTGATATGCAAGAAAACTGCGTTTACTAAACAGCCAGAATGCCAACACTGCAAAAATGGTCACCCCAATCACAGCATTGATTCGTGTGCCTTCAAATAAAATAGGAAATAAAGTTCCACCGTCGAACATAACCGATTGTGGAAAATTCATGCCTTCAGGATCTTTCCACGGCCCGTTAATCAAATACAGTAAAATAAATGTCGCAATATAATTCAGCATTAATGTGGTCAGAGTTTCTTGCGCATTAAAATGGGTTTTTAGTAATGCAGGAATAGCTCCCCATAAGGCTCCGCCAATTGCACCCGCAATCACCATAGAGGGTAAGACCCAGAATGCGGAGGTTCCCTGACAGGCAATGGCTAAACCACCGCCAAAAATTGCCCCCATAATAAGCTGGCCTTCAGCACCGATATTAAAAATACGGGCTTTAAATCCAACAGATAGGCCTAATGCAATTAAAATTAAGGGGCTGGCTTTAATAATCAACTCACTCCAGCCATACCAACTGGATAAGGGTTCAATAAAGAACACCTGAAATGCTTCAAGCGGATTTTTGCCTAAAATCATAAATAATAGGCCACCAATAGAGAATGTTGCCACCAAAGCAATTAAGGGAGAGAGCCACTTCATTAAAATCGATGGATGATCACGCGGTTCGAGTAAATGCATATGTAACCCCAGTTCAAATGATATAGACCTAAGCGGATGCGTCTAAAACGCTTGGACTTTGCGATTGCCGATGCAATCCGGACATCATCAAACCAATCGTTTCAGCATTGGTTTCATTCACAGGTTGAGCTTCACTTAGGCGACCTGCGGCCAAAACAGCAATTCGATCACTGATCTCAAATAATTCTTCCAATTCTTCAGAAATTACAATAATGGCGACACCCTGACGCGACAGATCAATTAGTGTTTGACGAACAAAGGCGGCTGCACCGACATCGACCCCCCAAGTGGGTTGGGCCACCAGCATAACTTTAGGCTGTTGCAAGATTTCACGACCTACGATGAATTTTTGTAGGTTTCCACCCGACAAAGAACGCGCGACAGCCGCCGTTCCAGAGGCCTTTACCGCAAATTTCTGCATACAGTCTTGTGCAAAATGACGCGCTTTTTCGTAATTGACCAATCCATAACGCACAAAACCTTGTCGAAATGCGGTCAGTAAAGCATTTTGAGTTAGACTCATCGCGGGAATAGCGCCTCGTCCCAAACGTTCTTCAGGCACAAAACCAAAACCCAGTGCGCGGCGCTGTCCCGCATTTAAATGGCCGATCGCCCGTCCCTCTAACATTACGCAGCCTTTTGCAGTCGTTATTTCGCCAGACAAGGCCGTCAACAGTTCGGCTTGCCCATTTCCTGAAATACCTGCAATCCCCAGAATCTCTCCTGTTTTCACACTAAGCTGAATATGTTCGAGCGAGGTTCCAAAAATATCAAGTGCCTGAACATTGAGCTGTTTCACTTCAAATATAGGCTTACTCTCGCCTACATAAACAGGATGTTCATAAGCAGGAAGATCACGCCCAATCATCATCTTAGCCAGACTCGCGGTACTTTCCTGTTTAGGAATAGCAGTTCCTGTCACGGTTCCACCCCGTAAAATAGTAGCGCAATCACATAAGCTCTGTATCTCATGGAGTTTATGACTGATATATAAAATTGATACCCCTTCACTGGCTAAACGGCGTAACGTTTCAAACAAGATTAATACCGCTTGAGGCGTGAGTACCGAAGTAGGTTCATCTAAAATTAACAATGATGGGTTTTGCAATAAACAACGTACAATTTCAACACGTTGTCGCTCTCCAACCGATAAACTATAAACGGTTCTTTTCGGATCAATGGGCAATCCATACTTTTCAGAGACTGCAATGACGCGCTTGGATAATACGTTTAGATCAAATTTTTCATCCAGACTCAAGGCAATATTTTCCACTACCGTCAACGTTTCAAATAAAGAAAAATGTTGATACACCATACCGATTCCCAAACGTCGGGCCGCAGCAGGACTTTCGATCGTGACAGAGCGACCATTCCAGACAATTTCTCCTTCATCAGCCTTGACTGCCCCATAAATAATTTTCATCAGGGTACTTTTGCCTGCCCCGTTTTCACCCAATACTGCATGAATTTCACCGGGTGCGACCTGTAAATGAATATGGTCATTGGCCACTAAACTGCCATACTGTTTCGTTATATTGATTAACTCCAGACGATTTTTCTGCAAGATAGGTGCAGGTCTGCTGGTACTCATATTCAAGTCTGGATTAACAGAGATTTTATCGGTCGGTAAAGCCATCAGGTCATCTCTTTAGCTCATGTGATTAGAGAGAAGCAAGGGGCATGCCATGCTGCAATCACTTTATTTTGTGGATCATATTTAAATAAAAAATCTGTTTAGTGACTTAATTCAGTCCAAAACCCTTGATGTGCTTGCGCTGCTTCTTCACTCAAACACGGCCCAATGACCCTGATTTCGCGTTGTCCACTAGCAAATACCTGACGACAAGGTAAAGATAATGTCGGGTTTTCTGGGTGATTCCCTGTAATTGCGAGGAGTTGTGTTTCACTCATGCCATAGACGACCCGACCAATGCCGGTCCAATAAATCGCACCAGAACACATCGCACAGGGTTCAGCATTGGTATATAAAGTACAGTTACGCAACTGTTCCAATGACAAAAGTCGTGCGGCCTGCCCTGCTGCAACAGTTTCAGCATGACGGGTGGGATCACCCGTCGGAGGTAATGAATTATTGCCTGCCTGAGTGACAACCTCGCCTAGTGCATTCACCACAATTGCAGCAAAGGGATGCAAGCCTTGCAATTTAGTTTGTTCTGCCAATTCAAACGTTTTTCTTAGAAAAAATAGATCTTGCGCTGTTGCCTGATCATTTAATGTCATTTTGATGTCTCTTTTAATTCAATAACGATTGATCGTAAAGACGGAGCTTAAGTAAAAATTTTCTATTTAGGCTCTATCTGCATCATTGCCGATATTTTTAAAAATGATAGTCAACCCGAACCATTGGTGTGCTGGCCGTGGCACCTTTTCCTGCAAAGCCATCGCTGTCACTGCCAAATTTATTTTTCCAATACTCATAGCCTGCGCCTGCGCGTAACTTGCTGCCTTTTAACCCAATAACTGGGCCCAAGTCATACATCACACTTACATCAATATGGGTTTCAGCTTTTGTATCACCACCAGACTCATTTTTTCCTTTTGAATCAATCCAAAGTGCATATCCTTCAAAAGATAGCGGTGTTTTTCCAATTGGAATGCCCCATGTAAACTGTGCAGCAGCATGAGTGTCATAGGTGTAACGCCCCGAAGAATACCCAAATCGCGGGGTATCTGATGAAGGATCATTACTTTCAAATAATGCCAATACGCTAAAATCTAGAAAACCAGGCACATCAAATTGAATAGTTGGCCCTACGACCCACATACGTTTTTTTGAACCATAACTATCATTTTTAGTGTTCCAGTCCAGCCCCAATGTTAAACCTGCACCACGAATGTAACCTGGTACAGATAAATTTGTTTTAGTAATGGCGCCAACATCCAGATAACGACGAATGACCACATAGGCTTCCTGAGTTCCTTTAGCATTGGATTGAGTGCTATTCGGTTCATCATCTGACTGAAGCAAATCGACATTAAAGAAATTTGAACCATACTTATCACCACTGGCATGGGTCAGATTAAAAATTTGTTTGGTGATATCGGTACGACTGCCATCTGAATCATTTTTATACGGTTCTGCAAATTGTGATCCGTAACGCCATCCAATAGAGGTATCGCTCCATGTGGAAGCCTGTACAGATTGCATGGTTCCAATTCCCCCCAGAATAGTAGCCATAGCAGTCATTAGCGTTTTTAATGCATTCTCTTGTTGGAATACCTTCATTGCACATTTCCCCTTATCATGTTCTCAAGATCAAAGCTCACAATATTCATCTCAAGACTCATAATGATGGCTTTTCAAAAATCACGTTTGCCCAATGCAAAACGATCTGACCCTGTGATAAAGGCAAATTTCCTACCAAAGATTGGCATATTAAAAATGTGCAATGTTGCTTATGTTAAAACAGATATAAACAATAAGATGATTGTTTTGAACCGATGTCATGAAATCACAGACAGAATTTAGCACAGGAAAATGAGCGTTATCTTCCTGTGCTTAAGCAGAAGTAATTGAGACAATGAGCTTAGATATTGGTTAATTGACCACATGACTATCGTTTCTCAGAACCGAAATCACCAACTCTCTGAACCAGCGAAACTCAGGAGAACGATGCTGACGTTCATGCCAAAGTAGATAATAGGAAATTTTGGGAAACTGGATTGGCGCATCGGAAATAGTCAAAGGCAATAATGCACTATAATGGCGAGAAAATGAGCGCGGCGCAGAAAAAATCGCGTCAAGTTGTAGCAGCATATAAGGAATCATTCCAAAGTACGGAATAAATGCCACAATATTACGTTTTAGGCGTTCTTTGGATAAATGTAAATCGATAACTCCACGTTGCCCAACGGTATAAGGTGTTGGAGCAATATGATCAGCATTAAGATAATCATCCATCGACAAGGTCTTATGCGCCAGAGGATGTGACTTACGCAGCAAACAGACCACTTCATCCTCGAACAATGGAGCAAGCCTTAAATATTCAGGAGGCTGTGGCCAGTTACCAATCACCGCATCGTACATACCACTTTCCAATGCGTGTGCATAATCTACATTATGTCCCATGGAATGCATGATGACCGTGCAATGGGGTGCTTCTACATGAATCCTGCGAAGAATTTCACCAATCGCGATGGGGTTTAAATAGTCCGATGCTGCCAGATTAAATATCTGACGTGATTGTGCCGGATCAAAATTAACTTGTTGGGTGGCAATTAATTCAAGCTGGCTTAATACCTGACTCACTGGCTCGAGTAAGGATAAACCACGTTCAGTAGGGGTCATGCCATTGCGGCTACGCACCAAAAGCTGATCACCTGTGATTTCCCTTAATTTTTTT
The DNA window shown above is from Acinetobacter colistiniresistens and carries:
- a CDS encoding ABC transporter permease, with translation MHLLEPRDHPSILMKWLSPLIALVATFSIGGLLFMILGKNPLEAFQVFFIEPLSSWYGWSELIIKASPLILIALGLSVGFKARIFNIGAEGQLIMGAIFGGGLAIACQGTSAFWVLPSMVIAGAIGGALWGAIPALLKTHFNAQETLTTLMLNYIATFILLYLINGPWKDPEGMNFPQSVMFDGGTLFPILFEGTRINAVIGVTIFAVLAFWLFSKRSFLAYQLEVGGQAPDAARYAGFSAKQAIWFSLMISGFMAGIAGIGEVAGPVGQLNPNISPGYGYAAIIVAYVGRLNPIGIVLSGFLMALLYIGGETAQLNLQLPAAITGLFQGMLLFFLLAADAFIENRYRFGRSETMKKHTSSIASIETA
- a CDS encoding ABC transporter ATP-binding protein — protein: MALPTDKISVNPDLNMSTSRPAPILQKNRLELINITKQYGSLVANDHIHLQVAPGEIHAVLGENGAGKSTLMKIIYGAVKADEGEIVWNGRSVTIESPAAARRLGIGMVYQHFSLFETLTVVENIALSLDEKFDLNVLSKRVIAVSEKYGLPIDPKRTVYSLSVGERQRVEIVRCLLQNPSLLILDEPTSVLTPQAVLILFETLRRLASEGVSILYISHKLHEIQSLCDCATILRGGTVTGTAIPKQESTASLAKMMIGRDLPAYEHPVYVGESKPIFEVKQLNVQALDIFGTSLEHIQLSVKTGEILGIAGISGNGQAELLTALSGEITTAKGCVMLEGRAIGHLNAGQRRALGFGFVPEERLGRGAIPAMSLTQNALLTAFRQGFVRYGLVNYEKARHFAQDCMQKFAVKASGTAAVARSLSGGNLQKFIVGREILQQPKVMLVAQPTWGVDVGAAAFVRQTLIDLSRQGVAIIVISEELEELFEISDRIAVLAAGRLSEAQPVNETNAETIGLMMSGLHRQSQSPSVLDASA
- a CDS encoding nucleoside deaminase, which gives rise to MTLNDQATAQDLFFLRKTFELAEQTKLQGLHPFAAIVVNALGEVVTQAGNNSLPPTGDPTRHAETVAAGQAARLLSLEQLRNCTLYTNAEPCAMCSGAIYWTGIGRVVYGMSETQLLAITGNHPENPTLSLPCRQVFASGQREIRVIGPCLSEEAAQAHQGFWTELSH
- a CDS encoding LysR substrate-binding domain-containing protein, with amino-acid sequence MIHPTNKWEALDAHLLQVLYMLLTEKSVSNAAKRLNQSQPAISTALKKLREITGDQLLVRSRNGMTPTERGLSLLEPVSQVLSQLELIATQQVNFDPAQSRQIFNLAASDYLNPIAIGEILRRIHVEAPHCTVIMHSMGHNVDYAHALESGMYDAVIGNWPQPPEYLRLAPLFEDEVVCLLRKSHPLAHKTLSMDDYLNADHIAPTPYTVGQRGVIDLHLSKERLKRNIVAFIPYFGMIPYMLLQLDAIFSAPRSFSRHYSALLPLTISDAPIQFPKISYYLLWHERQHRSPEFRWFRELVISVLRNDSHVVN